In Janthinobacterium rivuli, a single genomic region encodes these proteins:
- a CDS encoding amino acid ABC transporter ATP-binding protein, producing the protein MITFDNVNKYYGDYHALRGINEHVAKGEVLVVCGPSGSGKSTLIRTINRLEAIASGRITVAGQDIHVPGLDVNAFRSHIGFVFQQFNLFPHLSVLDNCALAPQRLRGLTRREAEERALALLDRVGLAHKARAMPAALSGGQQQRVAIARALAMQPPLMLFDEPTSALDPEMVGEVLQVMRDLAQGGMTMVCVTHEMGFAREVADRVWFMDHGQVLERATPEEFFTRPQHARAQQFLSDIRSPFSAAA; encoded by the coding sequence ATGATTACCTTTGACAACGTCAACAAATACTATGGCGACTATCACGCCTTGCGCGGCATCAATGAACACGTGGCCAAGGGCGAGGTGCTGGTCGTGTGCGGGCCGTCCGGTTCCGGCAAGTCGACCCTGATCCGCACCATCAACCGCCTGGAGGCGATCGCTTCGGGCCGCATCACGGTGGCCGGCCAGGACATCCACGTGCCGGGGCTGGACGTGAATGCCTTCCGCTCGCACATCGGTTTTGTGTTCCAGCAATTCAACCTGTTTCCGCATTTGTCCGTGCTGGACAATTGCGCGCTGGCGCCGCAGCGCTTGCGCGGCCTGACCCGGCGCGAGGCGGAAGAGCGGGCGCTGGCGTTGCTGGACCGGGTGGGCCTGGCGCACAAGGCGCGCGCCATGCCGGCGGCCCTGTCGGGCGGGCAGCAGCAGCGCGTGGCCATTGCCCGCGCGCTGGCCATGCAGCCGCCGCTGATGCTGTTCGACGAGCCGACCAGCGCGCTGGACCCTGAAATGGTGGGCGAGGTGCTGCAAGTGATGCGCGACCTGGCTCAGGGCGGCATGACGATGGTGTGCGTGACGCATGAAATGGGCTTTGCGCGCGAAGTGGCGGACCGCGTCTGGTTCATGGACCACGGGCAAGTGCTGGAACGGGCCACGCCCGAGGAATTTTTTACGCGGCCGCAACATGCGCGCGCACAACAATTCCTGTCCGATATCCGCAGCCCGTTCAGCGCGGCCGCATGA
- a CDS encoding serine hydrolase — MQSSKYYGFAGALALFCGVAQAASAPAAVPAPALAARLADFDGWVAQRMGAERIPGVTVGFSQGDVQWVKGYGYADLENRVPATAHSSYRLASVTKPMTAVAILQLVEQGKIDLDAPVQTYVPYFPVKGFPVTVRQLLGHLGGIDAYRNSQVEQHFKEHKDTRQSIAVFEQFDLIAEPGTRFRYTSYGYNLLGAVIEGASGESYGGYMRRHVWGPLGMDATVLDDPDAVIAHRVRGYRLAGKEWKNSEFVDISSRFSAGGTRASVPDMLAFGRGVHAGKILSAASVAAMVQPMATRAGRLTNYGMGWEIFPTGGRYAIAHSGQQPETVTYLYSFPSRKLTLAVASNLERVNPEAFVQRLFEVVTGEPWQLTTYIADAGAQRAYQVAQGLFEEGRAYAERTDQPYADAAATREAFTQINQQALAPDARAARAYIDVARHPAGGRVFLTAGASMARQLREAGVDLNQYARGGALAFARDYVLLSQGTKAGALPRFEAAFEQAIVSLAGSWDRTAAIAWPAAPVLTAARDSQLRAAFRGQRAYPDFVPELQELAQASAARGETDAALAASRLAVELYPLSDRAHALQGLTLLRAGKTEPAVAALRLALERDPLGAASPAALNLEAYRLKGSGAVAQGMAVLQAAVSLHPRDANLQDSLAEFYVEQGLRPQAVEAYRQALQLDPRYPGAVGARAAIIRLR; from the coding sequence ATGCAAAGCAGCAAATACTACGGTTTCGCCGGCGCGCTGGCCCTGTTCTGCGGCGTGGCGCAAGCCGCTTCCGCGCCCGCTGCTGTTCCTGCTCCTGCGCTGGCCGCGCGCCTGGCCGACTTCGACGGCTGGGTCGCCCAGCGCATGGGCGCGGAACGCATTCCGGGCGTGACCGTCGGTTTCAGCCAGGGCGACGTGCAATGGGTAAAAGGCTATGGCTATGCGGACCTGGAAAACCGCGTGCCGGCCACGGCCCACTCCAGCTACCGGCTGGCGTCCGTCACCAAGCCGATGACGGCGGTGGCCATTTTGCAACTGGTGGAACAGGGCAAGATCGACCTGGATGCGCCCGTGCAAACCTATGTGCCGTACTTCCCCGTCAAAGGGTTCCCCGTGACGGTGCGCCAGCTGCTGGGCCACCTGGGCGGCATCGACGCCTACCGCAACAGCCAGGTGGAACAGCATTTCAAGGAGCACAAGGATACGCGCCAGTCCATCGCCGTCTTCGAGCAGTTCGACCTGATCGCGGAACCGGGCACGCGCTTTCGCTACACCAGCTATGGCTACAACTTGCTGGGCGCCGTCATCGAGGGCGCCTCGGGCGAAAGCTATGGCGGCTACATGCGGCGCCACGTGTGGGGCCCGCTGGGCATGGACGCCACCGTGCTGGATGATCCGGACGCCGTGATCGCCCACCGCGTGCGCGGCTACCGGCTGGCCGGCAAGGAGTGGAAGAACTCGGAATTCGTCGACATCAGCAGCCGCTTTTCGGCCGGCGGCACGCGCGCCAGCGTGCCCGACATGCTGGCGTTCGGCAGGGGTGTCCATGCCGGCAAGATACTGTCGGCGGCCAGCGTGGCCGCCATGGTGCAGCCGATGGCCACGCGCGCCGGCCGCTTGACGAACTATGGCATGGGCTGGGAAATCTTCCCCACGGGCGGGCGCTACGCCATTGCCCACAGCGGCCAGCAGCCGGAAACCGTCACCTATCTGTACAGCTTTCCCTCGCGCAAGCTGACCCTTGCCGTCGCCTCCAATCTGGAGCGCGTCAATCCGGAAGCCTTCGTGCAGCGCCTGTTCGAGGTGGTCACGGGCGAACCGTGGCAGCTGACCACCTATATCGCCGATGCGGGCGCGCAGCGCGCGTACCAGGTGGCGCAAGGCTTGTTCGAGGAAGGCAGGGCATATGCCGAGCGCACGGATCAGCCATATGCCGATGCGGCCGCCACGCGCGAGGCATTTACGCAAATCAACCAGCAAGCGCTGGCGCCTGACGCGAGGGCGGCGCGCGCCTACATCGACGTGGCCCGCCATCCCGCAGGTGGCCGCGTGTTTCTCACGGCCGGCGCCAGCATGGCCAGGCAATTGCGCGAGGCGGGCGTCGACCTGAATCAATATGCGCGCGGCGGCGCGCTGGCATTTGCGCGCGACTATGTCCTGTTGTCGCAAGGGACAAAGGCCGGCGCCTTGCCCCGTTTTGAGGCCGCTTTCGAGCAAGCCATCGTGTCCCTGGCCGGCAGCTGGGACCGCACGGCCGCCATCGCCTGGCCGGCAGCGCCCGTCCTCACGGCAGCACGCGATAGCCAGCTGCGCGCGGCCTTCCGCGGCCAGCGCGCCTATCCCGATTTCGTGCCCGAGTTGCAGGAACTGGCGCAAGCATCGGCCGCGCGCGGCGAGACAGACGCGGCGCTGGCGGCCAGCCGCCTGGCCGTGGAACTGTATCCGCTCAGCGACCGCGCGCATGCGCTGCAAGGCTTGACCTTGCTGCGCGCCGGCAAGACGGAACCGGCCGTCGCCGCGCTGCGCCTGGCGCTGGAGCGCGACCCGCTGGGCGCGGCCAGCCCCGCGGCGCTGAATCTGGAAGCGTATCGACTGAAAGGCAGCGGTGCCGTGGCGCAAGGCATGGCCGTGCTGCAGGCGGCCGTCAGCCTGCATCCGCGCGACGCGAATCTGCAGGACAGCCTGGCCGAGTTTTATGTCGAGCAAGGCTTGCGCCCGCAGGCCGTCGAGGCCTATCGCCAGGCGCTGCAGCTTGACCCCCGCTATCCGGGCGCCGTGGGCGCCAGGGCGGCGATCATCCGCCTTAGATGA
- the phbB gene encoding acetoacetyl-CoA reductase, producing MKEQKVALVTGGMGGLGTALCRRLHGAGFAVVAAHTPGNARVANWLEEQQAQQYYFHPLSLDVTDFAACSEAVASVLAQFGRVDVLVNNAGITRDQSMRKMELPHWAEVMRTNLDSLFNMSKQVLEPMLAKRWGRIINISSVNGQKGAFGQCNYAAAKAGVHGFSKALALEVARHGITVNTVSPGYLRTQMVTAVPADILETKILPQIPLGRLGEPDEVAALVAYLASDEAAFVTGANIAINGGQHMS from the coding sequence ATGAAGGAACAAAAGGTAGCGCTGGTCACGGGTGGCATGGGCGGCCTGGGCACGGCCTTGTGCCGCCGCCTGCATGGGGCGGGCTTTGCCGTCGTGGCGGCGCATACGCCGGGCAATGCGCGGGTGGCAAACTGGCTCGAAGAGCAGCAGGCGCAGCAGTATTATTTTCATCCGCTGTCCCTTGACGTGACGGATTTCGCTGCCTGCAGCGAGGCCGTGGCCAGCGTGCTGGCGCAGTTCGGCAGGGTTGACGTGCTGGTCAATAACGCCGGCATCACGCGTGACCAGAGCATGCGCAAGATGGAATTGCCGCATTGGGCCGAGGTCATGCGCACCAATCTCGACAGCCTGTTCAACATGAGCAAGCAGGTGCTCGAACCCATGCTGGCCAAGCGTTGGGGCCGCATCATCAATATCTCGTCCGTCAACGGCCAGAAGGGCGCGTTTGGCCAGTGCAACTATGCAGCCGCGAAGGCGGGCGTGCATGGCTTCAGCAAGGCGCTGGCGCTGGAAGTGGCGCGCCACGGCATCACCGTCAACACCGTCTCGCCCGGCTACCTGCGCACGCAGATGGTGACGGCCGTGCCGGCCGATATCCTGGAAACGAAAATCCTGCCGCAGATTCCCCTGGGTCGCCTGGGCGAGCCGGACGAGGTGGCGGCCCTGGTCGCTTACCTGGCATCCGATGAGGCGGCATTCGTCACGGGCGCGAACATCGCCATCAATGGCGGACAGCACATGAGTTAA
- a CDS encoding transporter substrate-binding domain-containing protein: MQTRLHFAALLFTSIAFAQVAQADQLAAIKAKGELVCGTLGTDEPNSFIDARSRQLVGYEVDLCRAIAQGLGVKPVIKQLAVAARIPELQQGRIDILTASLTHNKEREALIDFSLSTFYTGQRVLVKKSSNITTVAGLAGKKVLTVKGGTQEPNIRKAVPGVDVVTFETAGQAYLGLQQGKGVGYVDDEVSLLNNYAKLGAAQKDYIVLPQNISQEVFAFGIRKGETGVKTAVDQVLRGLEKSGEAEKLFFKWYGPTSNVKFQKRNFKIESDKIDA, encoded by the coding sequence ATGCAGACCCGTCTTCACTTCGCCGCGCTTCTTTTCACTTCCATCGCCTTTGCGCAGGTGGCGCAAGCGGACCAGCTGGCCGCCATCAAGGCGAAGGGCGAGCTGGTCTGCGGCACCCTGGGCACGGACGAGCCGAACAGCTTCATCGACGCCAGGTCGCGCCAACTGGTCGGCTATGAAGTGGACCTGTGCCGCGCCATCGCCCAGGGCCTGGGCGTCAAGCCGGTGATCAAGCAGCTGGCCGTGGCCGCCCGCATTCCCGAATTGCAGCAGGGCCGCATCGATATCCTGACGGCGTCCCTGACGCACAACAAGGAACGCGAAGCGCTGATCGATTTTTCCCTGTCCACGTTTTACACGGGCCAGCGCGTGCTGGTGAAAAAAAGCAGCAATATCACGACGGTCGCTGGCCTGGCCGGCAAGAAAGTGCTGACCGTCAAGGGCGGCACGCAGGAGCCGAATATTCGCAAGGCCGTGCCCGGCGTGGACGTGGTGACGTTCGAGACGGCGGGCCAGGCTTACCTGGGCTTGCAGCAGGGAAAAGGCGTCGGCTATGTCGACGATGAAGTCTCCTTGCTCAACAACTACGCCAAGCTGGGCGCCGCGCAAAAGGATTACATTGTGCTGCCGCAAAACATCAGCCAGGAAGTGTTTGCCTTCGGCATCCGCAAGGGCGAGACGGGCGTGAAGACAGCCGTCGACCAGGTGCTGCGCGGGCTGGAAAAATCGGGCGAGGCGGAAAAACTGTTTTTCAAATGGTATGGCCCGACGAGCAATGTGAAGTTCCAGAAACGCAATTTCAAGATCGAATCGGACAAGATCGACGCCTGA
- a CDS encoding amino acid ABC transporter permease — MRMFDLNFLLAGDYRDWLLSGLLLSLQLLAITLLLSLPLACGVAMLRLAPSRLLNGLGAAYVELIRNVPLLAHFLFWYFGAPELLPDTWKERLYAGNIEAVSAITALTLYTAAYMAEDIRSGIRAIPAQQFEAGRALGFSFLATMRLCIVPQALRLAAPPLLSQTLNLWQNTSIATVIGVAELMYQTQRVEAASFRSVEAFVFASAAYLVVSLVIAGLAAWLQKKVS; from the coding sequence TTGCGCATGTTTGATCTGAACTTTCTGCTGGCCGGCGACTACCGCGACTGGTTGCTCTCCGGCCTGCTGCTATCCCTGCAACTGCTGGCCATCACCTTGCTCTTGTCTCTGCCGCTGGCGTGCGGCGTGGCCATGCTGCGCCTGGCGCCGTCGCGCCTGCTCAATGGGCTGGGCGCCGCGTATGTCGAGCTGATCCGCAACGTGCCCTTGCTGGCGCACTTCCTGTTCTGGTATTTCGGCGCGCCCGAATTGCTGCCCGACACGTGGAAGGAACGCTTGTATGCCGGCAATATCGAAGCCGTCAGCGCCATCACGGCCCTGACCTTATATACGGCCGCCTACATGGCGGAAGATATCCGCAGCGGCATCCGCGCCATTCCTGCCCAGCAATTCGAGGCGGGCAGGGCGCTGGGTTTCAGCTTTCTCGCCACCATGCGCCTGTGCATCGTGCCGCAGGCGCTGCGGCTGGCCGCGCCGCCGCTGCTGTCGCAAACCCTGAACCTGTGGCAAAACACCAGCATCGCCACCGTCATCGGCGTGGCCGAGCTGATGTACCAGACGCAGCGCGTGGAAGCGGCCTCGTTCCGCAGCGTGGAGGCGTTTGTCTTCGCCAGTGCTGCCTATCTGGTCGTGTCGCTGGTGATCGCGGGCCTGGCGGCCTGGCTGCAAAAGAAGGTGTCCTGA
- a CDS encoding glycine zipper domain-containing protein has protein sequence MSRIIAGHFQLQEQIDAARAALNQAGFPDSRISAFFVNQPGQHDLHALGGDRDMSPGAKETPEGVVEGVAVGAAVGAGIGAATTLATGPLGPVVGALVGAHVGSLYSFNKMKDAGEPEANGEGNAENRRQPRHPGMLIAVALGGPDERERALEALHRLGAEHIEEAEGTIANGDWHDFDPLSIPVLVA, from the coding sequence ATGTCACGCATCATCGCAGGTCATTTTCAGTTGCAGGAACAGATAGACGCCGCGCGCGCGGCCCTGAACCAGGCGGGCTTTCCCGACAGCCGCATCAGCGCCTTCTTTGTCAACCAGCCGGGCCAGCACGACTTGCACGCGCTCGGCGGCGACCGCGACATGTCGCCGGGAGCGAAAGAGACGCCGGAAGGCGTGGTCGAGGGCGTGGCTGTCGGGGCCGCCGTCGGTGCGGGCATCGGCGCGGCCACCACCCTGGCGACAGGGCCGCTGGGCCCGGTGGTGGGGGCGCTGGTGGGCGCGCACGTGGGCTCGCTCTACAGTTTCAACAAGATGAAGGACGCGGGCGAGCCGGAAGCAAATGGCGAGGGGAACGCCGAAAACCGCCGCCAGCCACGCCATCCGGGCATGCTGATCGCCGTCGCGCTGGGCGGCCCCGACGAGCGCGAACGGGCGCTCGAAGCGTTGCACCGGCTGGGCGCCGAGCATATCGAGGAAGCGGAAGGCACGATCGCCAATGGCGACTGGCATGATTTCGACCCGCTCAGCATTCCCGTGCTGGTGGCGTGA
- a CDS encoding amino acid ABC transporter permease codes for MLELLHDYWLYFLVGRYPEGPLGGLALTVLLASLALVLSLPFGLLLGLARLSPWRLLRWPVAALIHVVRGIPLLLVIFWAYFFLPSITGHESGQFGTMLAALVIFDGIYLAEIVRAGVQAVPTGQVEAARSLGLNYLDSMRQVVLPQALRHMLPSLVNQFVSTIKETSLGTIIGLAEVSFIASQVNGLVLTKPVQVYFLLGMTYFVLCFSLSRAAFWLERRQARLLKAAA; via the coding sequence ATGCTGGAACTGCTCCATGATTACTGGCTGTATTTTCTCGTCGGTCGCTATCCCGAGGGACCTTTGGGCGGCCTGGCGCTGACGGTGCTGCTGGCCAGCCTGGCGCTGGTGCTGAGCCTGCCGTTCGGCTTGCTGCTGGGATTGGCGCGTCTGAGTCCCTGGCGGCTGCTGCGCTGGCCCGTCGCCGCGCTGATCCACGTGGTGCGGGGTATCCCCTTGCTGCTCGTCATCTTCTGGGCCTACTTTTTCCTGCCCAGCATCACGGGCCATGAAAGCGGGCAATTCGGTACCATGCTGGCGGCTCTCGTCATCTTCGACGGCATTTATCTGGCGGAAATCGTGCGTGCCGGCGTGCAAGCCGTGCCCACGGGCCAGGTGGAGGCGGCCCGTTCGCTGGGCTTGAACTATCTGGACAGCATGCGCCAGGTCGTGCTGCCGCAGGCGCTGCGCCACATGCTGCCGTCCCTGGTCAACCAGTTCGTCTCGACCATCAAGGAAACCTCGCTGGGCACCATCATCGGCCTGGCCGAAGTGTCGTTCATCGCCTCGCAAGTGAACGGCCTGGTGCTGACGAAACCCGTGCAAGTGTATTTTTTGCTGGGCATGACGTACTTTGTTTTATGTTTCAGTCTGTCGCGCGCCGCCTTCTGGCTCGAGCGGCGCCAGGCGCGTCTTTTGAAAGCGGCAGCATGA
- a CDS encoding histidine kinase, translating to MPAMSSFFRCLLLCCLALPCFACAMTPLWLDEGWRACGNPPSAPAATLQQLVRPGLLLCVERDVTLAATPSSTQLLVLSALASSELWLDGDLIGNNGQPARHASGERAGDIDFAIHLTPQQLTKGTHHLRLLLSTQQVPAHLTSPFYALYLVDRQDYRAGLAWYRLPPLLLAGALGAVALLFLALTALYQRQRHWAMFAALCLVAALLLVAELWRSFAGYAYPMHLPRLYAVSALTWLFSALLPLYFYTAYRLPRWPLAAVLLLACIALAGALPAHFDARCWLMFLTGLAASLALSLGAVWRRLPGSRGGALIALASCALFLLTGSQFAEGGFALVVCFLLLPLCAQLLAQLLRERSKAARAQQLENQLLRKSMQPHFLMNSLSLISELNAQSPQTAETFIEALGAELRMLNEFAQQPSIALTQELALCQNYLSIMGTRLQQPCSLQLDGEAAGITVPPALLLTALENAFSHNRYRHGAAFILRIARHAQTQVLTVLLPEGEARPHAGGGVGEQYIRASLHAVFGDMAHYASERQQAGWRLTFSLPAAP from the coding sequence ATGCCCGCCATGTCCTCCTTCTTCCGCTGCCTTCTGCTGTGCTGCCTGGCCTTGCCCTGTTTCGCCTGCGCCATGACTCCGCTCTGGCTGGACGAAGGCTGGCGCGCCTGCGGCAACCCGCCGTCCGCGCCCGCCGCCACGCTGCAGCAACTGGTGCGGCCGGGCCTGCTGCTGTGCGTGGAGCGCGACGTCACCCTGGCCGCCACGCCCTCGTCGACGCAGCTGCTGGTGCTGTCGGCGCTGGCTTCCAGCGAGCTGTGGCTGGACGGCGACTTGATCGGCAACAATGGCCAGCCGGCCCGCCATGCCAGCGGGGAACGCGCGGGCGACATCGATTTCGCCATCCACCTGACGCCCCAGCAATTGACCAAGGGCACGCACCACCTGCGCCTGCTGCTGTCGACGCAGCAGGTGCCGGCGCACTTGACGTCGCCCTTTTATGCGCTGTACCTGGTCGACCGGCAAGACTACCGCGCGGGGCTGGCCTGGTACCGGCTGCCGCCGCTGCTGCTGGCCGGAGCGCTGGGCGCCGTCGCCCTGCTGTTTCTCGCCTTGACGGCGCTGTACCAGCGGCAGCGGCACTGGGCCATGTTTGCCGCGCTGTGCCTGGTGGCGGCGCTGCTGCTGGTGGCGGAACTCTGGCGCAGCTTTGCCGGCTATGCCTATCCCATGCATTTGCCGCGCCTGTACGCCGTCAGCGCCCTGACCTGGCTGTTTTCCGCCTTGCTGCCCCTGTATTTTTATACGGCCTACCGCCTGCCGCGCTGGCCACTGGCGGCGGTGTTACTGCTGGCATGCATCGCGCTGGCCGGCGCACTGCCCGCGCATTTCGACGCGCGCTGCTGGCTGATGTTTTTGACGGGCCTGGCAGCGAGCCTGGCGCTCAGCCTGGGCGCCGTGTGGCGCCGTCTGCCGGGCAGCCGTGGCGGCGCCTTGATCGCGCTGGCCTCGTGCGCCCTGTTCCTGCTGACGGGCAGCCAGTTTGCCGAAGGCGGCTTCGCCCTCGTCGTGTGCTTTTTGCTGCTGCCTTTATGCGCGCAATTGCTGGCGCAACTGCTGCGCGAGCGCAGCAAGGCGGCGCGTGCCCAGCAGCTGGAAAACCAGCTCTTGCGCAAAAGCATGCAGCCGCATTTCCTGATGAATTCCCTGAGCCTGATCAGCGAACTCAACGCGCAATCGCCGCAGACGGCCGAAACCTTCATCGAGGCGTTGGGCGCCGAGTTGCGCATGCTCAATGAATTCGCCCAGCAGCCCAGCATCGCCCTGACGCAGGAACTGGCCCTGTGCCAGAATTACCTGAGCATCATGGGCACGCGGCTGCAGCAGCCGTGCAGCCTGCAGCTCGACGGCGAAGCGGCGGGCATCACCGTGCCGCCCGCCCTGTTGCTGACGGCGCTGGAAAACGCGTTCAGCCACAACCGCTACCGCCACGGCGCGGCCTTTATCCTGCGTATCGCACGACATGCGCAAACGCAGGTGCTCACCGTGCTCCTGCCCGAAGGCGAAGCGCGCCCGCATGCGGGCGGCGGCGTGGGCGAACAATACATCCGCGCCAGCCTGCACGCCGTGTTTGGCGACATGGCCCACTATGCCAGCGAACGGCAGCAGGCAGGCTGGCGCCTCACCTTTTCCTTGCCGGCGGCGCCATGA
- a CDS encoding zinc-dependent peptidase: protein MNPLLWIALVTAAIVLSLWFPRWRLKRALSRPLPAEGLAVLEKNIPVYPRMPAPLQEQLRRLVVQFLYQKKFVGCGGLEITDEMRYTIAGQACLLLLNRQTQVYPELDTILVYPTEFIVTRDEVGPGGVVTPSANGLLGESWGDGRVVLAWDHVQRGAADWTDGHNVVLHEFAHQLDSESGAANGAPYLPSVSSYRSWATVLSRDFDNLRHDAIYQQHSVMDHYGATNPAEFFAVATETFFEKPYQMAEHHEELYAQFLQYYKVDPRDWMAPPVEAEHMASPFPNFAQHW from the coding sequence ATGAACCCGCTGCTGTGGATCGCCCTCGTCACGGCCGCCATCGTCTTGTCGCTGTGGTTTCCCCGCTGGCGCCTGAAGCGGGCGCTGTCCAGGCCCTTGCCGGCTGAAGGCCTGGCCGTGCTGGAAAAGAATATCCCCGTGTATCCGCGCATGCCTGCGCCGCTGCAGGAGCAGTTGCGCCGCCTCGTCGTGCAATTCCTGTATCAGAAGAAATTCGTCGGTTGCGGCGGCCTGGAGATCACGGACGAGATGCGCTACACCATCGCGGGACAGGCTTGCTTGCTGCTGCTGAACCGCCAGACGCAGGTGTATCCGGAACTCGACACCATCCTCGTGTATCCCACGGAATTCATCGTCACGCGCGATGAAGTGGGACCGGGCGGCGTGGTGACGCCATCGGCGAATGGTTTATTGGGCGAATCCTGGGGCGATGGCAGAGTGGTGCTGGCCTGGGATCACGTGCAGCGCGGTGCGGCCGACTGGACCGATGGCCACAATGTCGTGCTGCATGAATTCGCCCACCAGCTCGACAGCGAATCGGGCGCCGCGAATGGCGCACCTTATCTGCCCAGCGTATCGAGCTACCGCAGCTGGGCCACGGTGCTGTCGCGCGACTTCGACAACCTGCGCCACGACGCCATCTACCAGCAGCACAGCGTGATGGACCATTACGGCGCCACGAATCCCGCCGAATTCTTTGCCGTGGCCACGGAAACCTTCTTTGAAAAGCCATACCAGATGGCTGAGCACCACGAGGAGCTGTACGCGCAATTCTTGCAGTACTACAAGGTCGACCCGCGCGACTGGATGGCGCCGCCCGTGGAAGCCGAGCACATGGCTTCGCCATTTCCCAATTTTGCCCAGCACTGGTAA
- a CDS encoding LytR/AlgR family response regulator transcription factor, with protein MNVLILEDEPLIAQGLEREVRAHFGKRLGNLALHDNVPQALAALAQEQVDLLLLDLNLHGADGYELLRLAQKAPLQTIIVSAHAERSITAFEFGVLDFVAKPFSRERLHKALQRYTERHTDAASLAVKKRGALEWIAMADIDHVQADGHYSNIVLRSGEQCFHDLAIDKLMALLPPHFLRVHRSYIVNSLGFKRLQIAAGGKYALDTQTSTGIPVSRGSYPALKQRLLG; from the coding sequence ATGAATGTATTGATACTGGAAGATGAACCGCTGATCGCGCAAGGCCTCGAACGCGAGGTGCGCGCGCATTTCGGCAAGCGTCTCGGCAATCTCGCGCTGCATGACAATGTGCCGCAAGCGCTAGCTGCGCTGGCCCAGGAACAAGTCGACTTGCTGCTGCTGGACTTGAATTTGCACGGCGCCGACGGCTATGAGCTGCTGCGTCTGGCCCAAAAGGCTCCGTTGCAGACCATCATCGTCTCGGCCCACGCGGAACGCTCGATCACGGCCTTCGAGTTCGGCGTGCTCGACTTCGTTGCCAAGCCGTTCAGCCGCGAACGCCTGCACAAGGCGTTGCAACGCTACACGGAGCGGCACACGGACGCGGCTTCGCTGGCCGTCAAGAAACGGGGCGCACTGGAATGGATCGCCATGGCCGACATCGACCACGTGCAAGCCGATGGCCACTACAGCAATATCGTGCTGCGCAGCGGCGAACAGTGCTTTCACGACCTGGCCATCGACAAGCTCATGGCCTTGCTGCCGCCGCACTTCCTGCGCGTGCACCGCTCCTACATCGTCAACAGCCTCGGTTTCAAGCGGCTGCAGATCGCGGCAGGCGGCAAGTATGCGCTCGATACGCAGACGAGCACGGGCATCCCCGTGTCGCGCGGCAGCTATCCCGCGCTGAAACAGCGGCTGCTGGGCTAA
- a CDS encoding universal stress protein has product MTYKTVLLHIDDSAGRSARIDAAASIAQACGGHLTGVALTGVSRLLYQNQPDLDADPNLSLHLNFLRERATRALDGFEQQVRAAGVASFEQRVLDDEAAGGISLLARYADLVVISQYNAKDKSPSVMRDFPAYVLLHSGRPVLIVPYAPPLPLLAPPAAARNVLISWNASKEASRAVSAALPLLQRAGQVHVAIFDAQVHAAEHGEQPGAELTQYLARHGVEARLHLLDGGGVRRGDIGEALLSQAADLSADLLVMGAYGHSRLRETILGGVTRTILQSMTIPVLMAH; this is encoded by the coding sequence ATGACATATAAAACCGTATTGCTCCACATCGACGACAGCGCCGGGCGCAGCGCCCGCATCGACGCGGCCGCCAGCATCGCCCAGGCTTGCGGCGGCCACCTGACGGGCGTGGCGCTGACGGGCGTGTCGCGGCTGCTGTACCAGAACCAGCCCGACCTCGATGCCGACCCGAACCTGAGCTTGCATCTGAATTTCCTGCGGGAACGGGCGACGCGCGCCCTCGACGGTTTCGAGCAACAGGTGCGCGCGGCCGGCGTCGCCTCGTTCGAGCAGCGCGTGCTCGACGACGAGGCGGCGGGCGGCATCAGCCTGCTGGCCCGCTATGCGGACCTGGTCGTCATCAGCCAATACAATGCCAAGGATAAATCGCCGTCCGTGATGCGCGACTTTCCCGCCTATGTGCTGCTGCATTCGGGCCGTCCCGTGCTGATCGTGCCGTATGCGCCGCCGCTGCCCCTGCTGGCGCCGCCGGCAGCGGCGCGCAATGTGCTCATTTCCTGGAATGCCAGCAAGGAAGCGAGCCGCGCCGTGAGCGCCGCCCTGCCCCTGCTGCAGCGCGCCGGGCAAGTCCACGTGGCCATCTTCGACGCCCAGGTGCATGCGGCCGAGCACGGCGAACAACCGGGCGCCGAACTGACGCAGTACCTGGCGCGCCACGGCGTGGAAGCGCGGCTGCATTTGCTCGATGGCGGTGGCGTGCGGCGCGGCGACATCGGCGAAGCGCTGCTGTCGCAGGCGGCCGACCTGTCGGCCGATTTGCTGGTGATGGGAGCGTATGGCCATTCGCGCCTGCGCGAAACCATCCTCGGTGGCGTCACGCGCACGATTTTGCAAAGCATGACGATCCCCGTGCTGATGGCACACTAG